A region from the Acyrthosiphon pisum isolate AL4f chromosome A1, pea_aphid_22Mar2018_4r6ur, whole genome shotgun sequence genome encodes:
- the LOC100164347 gene encoding DNA polymerase theta isoform X2 has translation MTDDLCNIDSWGLPDQIVENYKKRGIVSMFPWQVECLTSDGVLDGRNLVYSAPTSAGKTMVAELLTMQTVLERDKKVLIILPFVSVVREKMLYFQELFEGTNKRVAGFMGSYTPTGGLRSVNVAIATIEKANGIINRLIEEDGLQDVGCIVVDELHMLGDSNRGYLLELLLTKIKYMSKISNLSIQIVGMSATLPNLDILAKWLDATLYHTDYRPVPLKEYLKIGKKVYNANNLSLSHTIEPSVVIKNDPDDVKYLCIDTILQGYSILIFCFTKKWCESLALEIASEIKHLGGDNKSKVGNDLRNQLNGESLGDVLEQLRRCPVGLETDLSKTISFGVAFHHAGLTMDERDIIEGAFKQNIVRVLIATSTLSSGVNLPARRVIVRSPHCHGFPIDILQYRQMIGRAGRMGVDTAGESYLICNENERRMGEEIATQNLPPIKSCLGVGDFSSCLKRALLEVVAGCVVCTTEEAFEYIKCTLLYISNSENLNETPINECLKLLIEHQFVRENDNKLSPTNLGQACLAASVTPEIGLKLIKELDRARQNFVLDSELHLLYLITPYSVSDQIGHLDWFRVLHVWEKLPHSMRKVGDMIGIEEGFIVKAMTGTSFSTSSDKHKLAVHRRFYTTLLLHDLINEIPINTVVLKYGTSKGLLQSLQQSSSTFAGMVTQFCKRLGWSSLELLISQFSERLQFGVQRQLVELLRLDCLNSITARTLYNAGIQNIPELALADLRLVQRTLTKAIPYQSNTNNNNTNDEDKRKNIWLAGRFALNEKEAAIFIINEARHLLKRELGLKSASWVEGNNEEEDLDTTVRIRPTSRDVTIIENSQESNKSIKSLVNVSVQNLSNSSNSVELFAESDCENAKTEELPNKDYKRESLDLFEGSFEQTKFSITVNVSQKYNSDNLSNKSISDSYLAELINIKTPKELEEKWDCNIGGEIILEMSQRDFGSTKRKREEDYQKENGCLNDIFIEPRPKYKKIDEPSTSHCKPPEISNSLESTMFPDSIRIDTQLDQLLNGNGKTNTTLNIISKEMSESVMQLAFQDSFNSMSNTIISPKKSNVVVMTCKDLTISDTEDMIAGSQDTSSSGPSPHKESPIKPDANTNSKFDTWAYKTKLMENIDLFARDHFPDIKRRKEISLALNVCTEINIEQKIGARIVRRSLENNKNTKLFKFNNQVLKGFAITWYKQSVVHYVDFNKTGPSGVSLLKKLLSNKNLIVNITDAKLNYKIISQCCNIKPVCKFRDPFVADWLINGQPKNSLNNLVQWNLNFQGKIQTNDAVFNAFITLKLMSTLRHQLKQIYIYKTFKDIEMPIQIILAKMELYGFGLNKKHLVELNDTVNKLMANISEQGFEQSGIRFNMQSTLEWAKVKKKLKLTDSSSHLLVELVKNWRKLSCLRNTHINMYLTIQNDRVHCDSNTYSNTGRISMHEPNLQNIPKDYVIENEILSLRSAFVPKSDQTLVSVDFCQIELRVLAHLSKDSILLSALTSPGDVFINLSSKWHNIPEIEVCDELRQKTKQVCYGMLYGMGTVTLSETLNITQDEAHKLISEFKRTFPGVNKYFNECVLQCRSMGLVKTLSGRIRHFPDINSEVPKIKSQVERQAINTIIQGSAADVTKMAMIKVDKIINQGVLNTRVHLVMHLHDELIFDVENTVLDEACSTIIKTMEAAVNLCVPLPVKLRKGSSWGDLK, from the exons ATGACTGACGATTTGTGCAATATTGATTCATGGGGTTTGCCTGACCAAATCgtagaa aactatAAAAAACGAGGTATTGTGTCCATGTTTCCCTGGCAAGTGGAATGTCTAACTAGTGACGGTGTTTTGGACGGACGGAATCTGGTGTACTCGGCACCTACGTCAGCtg gaAAAACTATGGTTGCCGAATTATTAACAATGCAGACAGTACTTGAAAgagataaaaaagttttaataatccTTCCATTTGTATCAGTTGTAcgagaaaaaatgttatattttcaa gagCTATTTGAAGGAACAAACAAAAGAGTTGCTGGATTTATGGGCAGTTATACTCCGACTGGTGGCTTACGTTCTGTAAATGTTGCTATTGCTACTATTGAAAAAGCCAATGGCATAATAAATCG cCTAATAGAGGAGGATGGACTGCAAGATGTCGGCTGTATAGTTGTAGATGAACTACATATGCTAGGTGATTCAAATAGAGGCTACCTACTAGaattattgttaacaaaaatcaaatacatgTCTAAAAT AAGTAATTTATCAATTCAAATTGTTGGTATGTCTGCTACATTGCCAAATTTAGACATCCTTGCAAAATGGTTAGATGCTACATTATATCATACAGATTATCGTCCAGTTCCTTTaaaggaatatttaaaaattggaaaaaaagtgtataatgcCAACAATCTTTCTTTAAGTCATACAATTGAACCCAGtgttgtgattaaa AATGATCCAGATgatgtaaaatatttgtgtattgaTACAATTCTTCAAgggtattcaatattaatattctgttttacaaaaaaatggtGTGAATCTTTAGCTCTTGAAATTGCGTCTGAAATTAAacatttag gtggagataataaatcaaaagttgGAAATGATTTACGGAATCAATTAAATGGAGAAAGTCTAGGAGATGTATTGGAGCAGCTTAGGAGGTGTCCCGTTGGTCTTGAAACTGATTTAAGTAAAACCATATCATTTGGTGTTGCTTTTCATCATGCag GTCTTACAATGGACGAAAGGGACATAATCGAAGGTGCATTCAAGCAAAATATAGTTAGGGTATTAATTGCCACATCAACTTTATCCTCTGGTGTAAATTTGCCTGCACGGAGAGTGATAGTGAGATCACCACATTGCCATGGATTTCctattgatattttacaatatcgACAGATGATTGGACGCGCTGGTCGTATGGGTGTTGATACTGCTG gagaaagttatttaatatgtaatgagAATGAACGACGAATGGGTGAAGAAATAGCCACTCAAAACCTTCCTCCAATTAAAAGTTGTTTAGGAGTTGGAGATTTTTCTAGCTGTTTAAAACGAGCACTGTTGGAAGTGGTTGCCGGTTGTGTTGTTTGTACTACAGAAGAAGCTTTTGAGTATATTAAGTGTACATTACTTTATATATCAAATAGTGAAAACT TGAATGAAACTCCAATCAATGAgtgtctaaaattattaatcgaACATCAATTTGTAAGAGaaaatgacaataaattatCTCCTACCAATCTAGGTCAAGCATGTCTTGCAGCATCTGTTACACCTGAAATTGGTCTAAAACTGATCAAAGAGTTAGATAGAGCAAGGCAAAATTTTGTCCTTGACTCTGAACTTCATTTACTTTATTTG ATTACACCATATTCAGTAAGTGATCAAATTGGACATTTGGATTGGTTTAGAGTTCTTCATGTGTGGGAAAAGTTACCACATTCTATGCGCAAAGTTGGAGACATGATCGGTATTGAAGAGGGATTCATTGTTAAGGCTATGACTGGAACCAGTTTTAGTACATCTTCAGAT aaACATAAATTAGCTGTTCATAGAAGATTTTATACAACACTCCTACTACACgatttaataaatgaaattcCCATTAATactgttgttttaaaatatggtacATCTAAAGGTCTTCTGCAAAGTCTCCAGCAATCATCTTCTACTTTTGCAG GCATGGTAACGCAGTTCTGTAAGAGACTTGGTTGGTCATCCttagaattattaatatcacaGTTTTCTGAAAGACTACAGTTTGGTGTACAGAGACAACTTGTTGAGTTATTACGGTTAGATTGTTTGAACTCTATCACTGCCCGGACATTGTATAATGCAGGAATTCAAAATATTCCTGAACTAGCATTAGCTGATTTGCGATTAGTGCAACGTACCCTAACCAAGGCAATTCCATATCAAAG taatacaaataataataataccaatgatGAGGACAAACGAAAGAACATTTGGTTGGCTGGACGTTTTGCTCTTAATGAAAAAGAAGCCgctatatttatcataaatgaaGCAAGGCATCTTTTAAAA agagAACTTGGTCTTAAATCAGCAAGTTGGGTCGAAGGTAATAATGAAGAAGAAGATTTAGATACGACTGTGAGGATACGTCCTACTTCAAGAGATGTTACCATCATTGAAAATAGTCAAGAAAGCAACAAATCTATTAAATCTTTGGTAAATGTTTCcgttcaaaatttatcaaattcatCAAATAGTGTTGAATTATTTGCTGAATCTGATTGTGAAAATGCTAAAACAGAAGAATTACCTAATAAAGATTATAAGCGAGAAAGTTTGGATCTTTTTGAAGGGTCTTTTGAACAAACTAAATTTAGTATTACTGTAAACGTTAGTCAAAAATATAACTCAGATAATCTTAGTAACAAATCAATAAGTGATTCATATTTAGCTGAGTTAATTAACATCAAAACACCTAAAGAACTAGAAGAGAAATGGGATTGTAATATCGGAGGagaaattattttggaaatgaGCCAAAGAGATTTTGGGTCCACAAAACGAAAAAGAGAAGAAGACTATCAAAAAGAGAATGGttgtttaaatgatatttttatagaacctcgaccaaaatataaaaaaattgatgaacCCTCAACAAGTCACTGTAAACCTCCAGAGATAAGTAATTCTTTAGAAAGCACAATGTTTCCAGATTCAATAAGGATTGACACTCAACTTGATCAACTACTGAATGGAAATGGCAAAACGAATACaactttaaacataatatctaaaGAAATGAGTGAAAGTGTAATGCAACTGGCATTTCAAGATTCTTTTAATTCAATGTCAAATACGATAATATCGCCAAAGAAAAGTAATGTTGTTGTCATGACATGTAAAGATTTAACTATATCCGACACTGAAGACATGATTGCAGGTTCCCAAGACACTTCATCCAGTGGACCATCTCCTCACAA agAGTCTCCAATTAAACCTGATGCTAATAccaattcaaaatttgatacatGGGCATATAAAACTAAACTTAtggaaaatattgatttgtttgcCCGAGATCACTTTCCAGATATAAAGCGCAGAAAAGAAATATCATTAGCTTTGAATGTATGTACAGAAATTAATATAGAACAGAAAATTGGTGCTAGAATTGTAAGACGaagtttagaaaataataaaaatacaaaattattcaaatttaataaccaAGTATTAAAAGGATTTGCCATTACGTGGTACAAACAATCTGTTGTACATTATGTAGATTTCAATAAGActg gtccATCTGGTGTAAGTCTATTGAAAAAGCTGTTgtccaataaaaatttaattgttaacaTAACTGAtgctaaattaaattacaaaattatctcTCAATGTTGCAACATTAAACCTGTTTGCAAATTCAGAGACCCTTTTGTAGCTGATTGGCTAATAAATGGTCAAccaaaaaattctttaaataacTTG GTTCAATGGAATTTAAATTTCCAAGGCAAAATACAAACTAATGATGCagtttttaatgcatttatcACTCTTAAATTAATGTCAACTTTAAGACATCaacttaaacaaatatatatttacaaaacattcaaag ATATAGAGATgcctatacaaattattttggcaAAAATGGAACTATATGGTTTTGGtctaaacaaaaaacatttggtGGAGTTAAATGATACAGTAAATAAGCTAATGGCTAACATTTCTGAACAAGGGTTTGAACAATCTGGAATCAGGTTTAACATGCAATCCACATTAGAATGGGCCAAA gtaaaaaaaaaattgaagttaaCTGATAGTTCTTCACATTTATTGGTTGAATTGGTCAAAAATTGGCGAAAATTAAGCTGTCTTAGAAACACT catATCAATATGTACTTAACAATACAAAATGATCGTGTTCATTGTGACAgcaatacatattcgaatacagGTAGAATAAGCATGCATGAacctaatttacaaaatatacctaaagaCTATGTCATTGAGAATGAAATATTAAGTTTGAGATCAGCATTTGTGCCAAAGTCAG atcAAACTTTGGTATCTGTAGATTTTTGTCAAATTGAACTACGCGTACTCGCTCATTTATCTAAAGACTCAATATTGTTATCAGCTCTAACATCTCCCGGTGatgtttttataaatctatCTTCTAAATGGCATAATATACCAGAGATTGAG GTATGTGATGAACTTAGGCAAAAAACCAAACAAGTTTGCTATGGTATGTTGTACGGCATGGGTACAGTAACTCTAAGTGAAACTTTGAATATTACACAAGATGAAGCACATAAACTAATATCAGAATTCAAAAGAACATTTCCTGGtgtcaacaaatattttaatgaatgtgTATTACAGTGCAGGTCAATGGGGTTGGTGAAGACATTGAGTGGACGAATCAGACATTTCCCAGATATTAACAGTGAAGTACCAAAGatcaaat CTCAAGTGGAACGTCAagcaattaatacaattattcaagGAAGTGCTGCCGACGTTACAAAAATGGCAATGATTAAAGTTGATAAAATTATCAACCAAGGTGTTCTCAATACACGTGTACATTTAGTTATGCATTTGCACGATGAACTAATTTTTGAT GTTGAAAATACAGTTCTTGATGAAGCttgttcaacaattattaaaacaatggaGGCTGCAGTTAATTTATGCGTACCTTTGCCAGTAAAATTGAGAAAGGGTTCTTCATGgggtgatttaaaataa
- the LOC100164347 gene encoding DNA polymerase theta isoform X3 codes for MTDDLCNIDSWGLPDQIVENYKKRGIVSMFPWQVECLTSDGVLDGRNLVYSAPTSAGKTMVAELLTMQTVLERDKKVLIILPFVSVVREKMLYFQELFEGTNKRVAGFMGSYTPTGGLRSVNVAIATIEKANGIINRLIEEDGLQDVGCIVVDELHMLGDSNRGYLLELLLTKIKYMSKIRSNLSIQIVGMSATLPNLDILAKWLDATLYHTDYRPVPLKEYLKIGKKVYNANNLSLSHTIEPSVVIKNDPDDVKYLCIDTILQGYSILIFCFTKKWCESLALEIASEIKHLGGDNKSKVGNDLRNQLNGESLGDVLEQLRRCPVGLETDLSKTISFGVAFHHAGLTMDERDIIEGAFKQNIVRVLIATSTLSSGVNLPARRVIVRSPHCHGFPIDILQYRQMIGRAGRMGVDTAGESYLICNENERRMGEEIATQNLPPIKSCLGVGDFSSCLKRALLEVVAGCVVCTTEEAFEYIKCTLLYISNSENLNETPINECLKLLIEHQFVRENDNKLSPTNLGQACLAASVTPEIGLKLIKELDRARQNFVLDSELHLLYLITPYSVSDQIGHLDWFRVLHVWEKLPHSMRKVGDMIGIEEGFIVKAMTGTSFSTSSDKHKLAVHRRFYTTLLLHDLINEIPINTVVLKYGTSKGLLQSLQQSSSTFAGMVTQFCKRLGWSSLELLISQFSERLQFGVQRQLVELLRLDCLNSITARTLYNAGIQNIPELALADLRLVQRTLTKAIPYQSNTNNNNTNDEDKRKNIWLAGRFALNEKEAAIFIINEARHLLKRELGLKSASWVEGNNEEEDLDTTVRIRPTSRDVTIIENSQESNKSIKSLVNVSVQNLSNSSNSVELFAESDCENAKTEELPNKDYKRESLDLFEGSFEQTKFSITVNVSQKYNSDNLSNKSISDSYLAELINIKTPKELEEKWDCNIGGEIILEMSQRDFGSTKRKREEDYQKENGCLNDIFIEPRPKYKKIDEPSTSHCKPPEISNSLESTMFPDSIRIDTQLDQLLNGNGKTNTTLNIISKEMSESVMQLAFQDSFNSMSNTIISPKKSNVVVMTCKDLTISDTEDMIAGSQDTSSSGPSPHKESPIKPDANTNSKFDTWAYKTKLMENIDLFARDHFPDIKRRKEISLALNVCTEINIEQKIGARIVRRSLENNKNTKLFKFNNQVLKGFAITWYKQSVVHYVDFNKTGPSGVSLLKKLLSNKNLIVNITDAKLNYKIISQCCNIKPVCKFRDPFVADWLINGQPKNSLNNLVQWNLNFQGKIQTNDAVFNAFITLKLMSTLRHQLKQIYIYKTFKDIEMPIQIILAKMELYGFGLNKKHLVELNDTVNKLMANISEQGFEQSGIRFNMQSTLEWAKILLTR; via the exons ATGACTGACGATTTGTGCAATATTGATTCATGGGGTTTGCCTGACCAAATCgtagaa aactatAAAAAACGAGGTATTGTGTCCATGTTTCCCTGGCAAGTGGAATGTCTAACTAGTGACGGTGTTTTGGACGGACGGAATCTGGTGTACTCGGCACCTACGTCAGCtg gaAAAACTATGGTTGCCGAATTATTAACAATGCAGACAGTACTTGAAAgagataaaaaagttttaataatccTTCCATTTGTATCAGTTGTAcgagaaaaaatgttatattttcaa gagCTATTTGAAGGAACAAACAAAAGAGTTGCTGGATTTATGGGCAGTTATACTCCGACTGGTGGCTTACGTTCTGTAAATGTTGCTATTGCTACTATTGAAAAAGCCAATGGCATAATAAATCG cCTAATAGAGGAGGATGGACTGCAAGATGTCGGCTGTATAGTTGTAGATGAACTACATATGCTAGGTGATTCAAATAGAGGCTACCTACTAGaattattgttaacaaaaatcaaatacatgTCTAAAAT TAGAAGTAATTTATCAATTCAAATTGTTGGTATGTCTGCTACATTGCCAAATTTAGACATCCTTGCAAAATGGTTAGATGCTACATTATATCATACAGATTATCGTCCAGTTCCTTTaaaggaatatttaaaaattggaaaaaaagtgtataatgcCAACAATCTTTCTTTAAGTCATACAATTGAACCCAGtgttgtgattaaa AATGATCCAGATgatgtaaaatatttgtgtattgaTACAATTCTTCAAgggtattcaatattaatattctgttttacaaaaaaatggtGTGAATCTTTAGCTCTTGAAATTGCGTCTGAAATTAAacatttag gtggagataataaatcaaaagttgGAAATGATTTACGGAATCAATTAAATGGAGAAAGTCTAGGAGATGTATTGGAGCAGCTTAGGAGGTGTCCCGTTGGTCTTGAAACTGATTTAAGTAAAACCATATCATTTGGTGTTGCTTTTCATCATGCag GTCTTACAATGGACGAAAGGGACATAATCGAAGGTGCATTCAAGCAAAATATAGTTAGGGTATTAATTGCCACATCAACTTTATCCTCTGGTGTAAATTTGCCTGCACGGAGAGTGATAGTGAGATCACCACATTGCCATGGATTTCctattgatattttacaatatcgACAGATGATTGGACGCGCTGGTCGTATGGGTGTTGATACTGCTG gagaaagttatttaatatgtaatgagAATGAACGACGAATGGGTGAAGAAATAGCCACTCAAAACCTTCCTCCAATTAAAAGTTGTTTAGGAGTTGGAGATTTTTCTAGCTGTTTAAAACGAGCACTGTTGGAAGTGGTTGCCGGTTGTGTTGTTTGTACTACAGAAGAAGCTTTTGAGTATATTAAGTGTACATTACTTTATATATCAAATAGTGAAAACT TGAATGAAACTCCAATCAATGAgtgtctaaaattattaatcgaACATCAATTTGTAAGAGaaaatgacaataaattatCTCCTACCAATCTAGGTCAAGCATGTCTTGCAGCATCTGTTACACCTGAAATTGGTCTAAAACTGATCAAAGAGTTAGATAGAGCAAGGCAAAATTTTGTCCTTGACTCTGAACTTCATTTACTTTATTTG ATTACACCATATTCAGTAAGTGATCAAATTGGACATTTGGATTGGTTTAGAGTTCTTCATGTGTGGGAAAAGTTACCACATTCTATGCGCAAAGTTGGAGACATGATCGGTATTGAAGAGGGATTCATTGTTAAGGCTATGACTGGAACCAGTTTTAGTACATCTTCAGAT aaACATAAATTAGCTGTTCATAGAAGATTTTATACAACACTCCTACTACACgatttaataaatgaaattcCCATTAATactgttgttttaaaatatggtacATCTAAAGGTCTTCTGCAAAGTCTCCAGCAATCATCTTCTACTTTTGCAG GCATGGTAACGCAGTTCTGTAAGAGACTTGGTTGGTCATCCttagaattattaatatcacaGTTTTCTGAAAGACTACAGTTTGGTGTACAGAGACAACTTGTTGAGTTATTACGGTTAGATTGTTTGAACTCTATCACTGCCCGGACATTGTATAATGCAGGAATTCAAAATATTCCTGAACTAGCATTAGCTGATTTGCGATTAGTGCAACGTACCCTAACCAAGGCAATTCCATATCAAAG taatacaaataataataataccaatgatGAGGACAAACGAAAGAACATTTGGTTGGCTGGACGTTTTGCTCTTAATGAAAAAGAAGCCgctatatttatcataaatgaaGCAAGGCATCTTTTAAAA agagAACTTGGTCTTAAATCAGCAAGTTGGGTCGAAGGTAATAATGAAGAAGAAGATTTAGATACGACTGTGAGGATACGTCCTACTTCAAGAGATGTTACCATCATTGAAAATAGTCAAGAAAGCAACAAATCTATTAAATCTTTGGTAAATGTTTCcgttcaaaatttatcaaattcatCAAATAGTGTTGAATTATTTGCTGAATCTGATTGTGAAAATGCTAAAACAGAAGAATTACCTAATAAAGATTATAAGCGAGAAAGTTTGGATCTTTTTGAAGGGTCTTTTGAACAAACTAAATTTAGTATTACTGTAAACGTTAGTCAAAAATATAACTCAGATAATCTTAGTAACAAATCAATAAGTGATTCATATTTAGCTGAGTTAATTAACATCAAAACACCTAAAGAACTAGAAGAGAAATGGGATTGTAATATCGGAGGagaaattattttggaaatgaGCCAAAGAGATTTTGGGTCCACAAAACGAAAAAGAGAAGAAGACTATCAAAAAGAGAATGGttgtttaaatgatatttttatagaacctcgaccaaaatataaaaaaattgatgaacCCTCAACAAGTCACTGTAAACCTCCAGAGATAAGTAATTCTTTAGAAAGCACAATGTTTCCAGATTCAATAAGGATTGACACTCAACTTGATCAACTACTGAATGGAAATGGCAAAACGAATACaactttaaacataatatctaaaGAAATGAGTGAAAGTGTAATGCAACTGGCATTTCAAGATTCTTTTAATTCAATGTCAAATACGATAATATCGCCAAAGAAAAGTAATGTTGTTGTCATGACATGTAAAGATTTAACTATATCCGACACTGAAGACATGATTGCAGGTTCCCAAGACACTTCATCCAGTGGACCATCTCCTCACAA agAGTCTCCAATTAAACCTGATGCTAATAccaattcaaaatttgatacatGGGCATATAAAACTAAACTTAtggaaaatattgatttgtttgcCCGAGATCACTTTCCAGATATAAAGCGCAGAAAAGAAATATCATTAGCTTTGAATGTATGTACAGAAATTAATATAGAACAGAAAATTGGTGCTAGAATTGTAAGACGaagtttagaaaataataaaaatacaaaattattcaaatttaataaccaAGTATTAAAAGGATTTGCCATTACGTGGTACAAACAATCTGTTGTACATTATGTAGATTTCAATAAGActg gtccATCTGGTGTAAGTCTATTGAAAAAGCTGTTgtccaataaaaatttaattgttaacaTAACTGAtgctaaattaaattacaaaattatctcTCAATGTTGCAACATTAAACCTGTTTGCAAATTCAGAGACCCTTTTGTAGCTGATTGGCTAATAAATGGTCAAccaaaaaattctttaaataacTTG GTTCAATGGAATTTAAATTTCCAAGGCAAAATACAAACTAATGATGCagtttttaatgcatttatcACTCTTAAATTAATGTCAACTTTAAGACATCaacttaaacaaatatatatttacaaaacattcaaag ATATAGAGATgcctatacaaattattttggcaAAAATGGAACTATATGGTTTTGGtctaaacaaaaaacatttggtGGAGTTAAATGATACAGTAAATAAGCTAATGGCTAACATTTCTGAACAAGGGTTTGAACAATCTGGAATCAGGTTTAACATGCAATCCACATTAGAATGGGCCAAA attttattgactaggtaa